The DNA sequence CGGGCGGCTGTCGGTGCTCTGCTGATCTCCGCCATCGCCTCCGCCTGGGGCAGCCACCGCGCCCTGGAGCTCCGACCCGCCGAGCTGCTTCCGGCCTGGGGCCGCTCGGTGCCGGTGGCTGTCGCCGGCGCCATGCTGACGATGGTGCTCGCCGGCAGTGCAGCCCTGGTGGCCGCCCTGGTGGCGAACTTCAGCCGGGTCGAGCAGCTCGGCACCGTCCTGCAGACCGGTGTCGCCGGCGGCATCGCCCTGCTCGCCCTCCAGCTCGCGTTCGCGCCGAATGCGGTGCTGTGGGCGGCCAGCTATGCCCTGGGTGCCGGTTTCTCCGTCGGCGACGGGTCGCTGGTCAGCCCGACCAGCACCGACCTCGGGGTACTGCCGGGGCTGCCGATCCTGGGGGCGCTGCCGGCCGAGGGCCCGGGCGACGACCGGTACTTCTGGTGGCTCGCCGCCGGCGTACTCGCCGGAGCGGTGGCGGCCCTGCTGGTGATGCGGGGACGGCCGTCGGCGCGGTTCGATGAGACGAGCCTGGTCGGTGGGCTGGCCGGAGCGCTCTCCGGGCTGGCGTTCGTAGCGCTGGCCTGGGCGGCCGGTGGGGATCTGGGCAGCGGTCGACTGTCCGACCTCGGCCCGAGGCTGGGGCCGCTGCTGGTGATGGCCGTCACCCTGATGGGCCTGTCGGGGATGGTCGCCGGCCTGCTACTGGGGTTGGTCCGGCGGCGACGCTCCCCTCGGTAGCCGGACCGGCCCGGGTGGGCCCGACTGGCGGCGCGAGCCACCGGGGTCGATAGGCTGCCTCCCGTGGCTTCACGTCTGGTGGTCCTGGTGTCCGGCACGGGCACCCTGCTCCAGACCCTGATCGACGCCTGCGCCGACGCGGAGTTCGGGGCCGAGGTCGTCGCTGTCGGGTCGGACCGGCCGGACATCCCCGCGCTGGAGCGGGCCGAGCGGGCCTCGATCCCGACCTTCGTCCATCCGCTGGCCAAGGGTGCGGACCGGATCGCGTGGGACCGTGAGCTCACCGCCCTGGTGGACAGGTATAACCCGGACCTGGTGGTCAGTGCGGGATTCATGAAGCTGGTGGGGACCGACTTCCTGGCCCGCTTCGGCGGCCGCATGATCAACACCCACCCGGCCCTGCTGCCGTCGTTTCCCGGCATGCACGGACCGAGGGACGCGCTCGCGTACGGTGTGAAGGTCACCGGCGCCACCGTGTTCCTGGTCGACGAGGGGGTCGACAGCGGGACCATCCTTGCCCAGGCGGCCGTCGAGGTGCGGGCCGACGACACGGTCGACTCGCTGCACGAGCGGATCAAGGTGGCGGAACGACGACTGCTGCTGCAGACCGTTCGGGACTGGGAGACGGTCCGCGCCGGACTGACCAGACACTGATTCACCGACGTCTCGACCGACGTCGCCGACAAGAGAGGTTCGCTGGGACTGATGACCGAGACGACCGCACACCGCGACACGACACAGGCGAGCACCGGCTCGGCGGGCGGGGATCGCCGCCCGATCCGGCGCGCCCTGGTGTCCGCCTACGACAAGACCGGGCTGGTGGAGGTCGCCCGGGCCCTGGCGGAGGCCGGCGTGGAGCTGGTCTCCACCGGCTCCACCGCCGCCA is a window from the Microlunatus panaciterrae genome containing:
- a CDS encoding DUF6350 family protein, which produces MASLLSPRRGSSDIHLTATVPLQEVLQPRPEEPVEPPFGWALVSVVGGLSAAAFGWVLVAGLAVVGWLAADTGSLPSALAVGTQLWLLANGGGAHLGGLRPTLVPLGVTAVFAVMLSRFAAVAGRQASGDQVRPIRAWSRIVAIMTSVYTVAVGVVALLAGGPGQAGRAAVGALLISAIASAWGSHRALELRPAELLPAWGRSVPVAVAGAMLTMVLAGSAALVAALVANFSRVEQLGTVLQTGVAGGIALLALQLAFAPNAVLWAASYALGAGFSVGDGSLVSPTSTDLGVLPGLPILGALPAEGPGDDRYFWWLAAGVLAGAVAALLVMRGRPSARFDETSLVGGLAGALSGLAFVALAWAAGGDLGSGRLSDLGPRLGPLLVMAVTLMGLSGMVAGLLLGLVRRRRSPR
- the purN gene encoding phosphoribosylglycinamide formyltransferase; protein product: MASRLVVLVSGTGTLLQTLIDACADAEFGAEVVAVGSDRPDIPALERAERASIPTFVHPLAKGADRIAWDRELTALVDRYNPDLVVSAGFMKLVGTDFLARFGGRMINTHPALLPSFPGMHGPRDALAYGVKVTGATVFLVDEGVDSGTILAQAAVEVRADDTVDSLHERIKVAERRLLLQTVRDWETVRAGLTRH